A portion of the Micromonospora tarapacensis genome contains these proteins:
- the lipB gene encoding lipoyl(octanoyl) transferase LipB, giving the protein MTATTSGLTAVRAGVLGYTAAWDEQRRLHEAIVAAERGDTVLLLEHPSVYTAGKRTEPWDRPVDGTPVVDVDRGGKITWHGPGQLVGYPILRLPDPVDVVAYVRRVERLLIDVCADFGLAAGRVEGRSGVWVPADDRGPERKVAAIGIRVARGVTLHGFAINCDCDLTYFDRIVPCGISDAGVTSLTAELGRPVAVADVLPVVERHLPTLVEV; this is encoded by the coding sequence GTGACCGCCACGACCTCCGGCCTGACGGCCGTCCGCGCCGGCGTCCTCGGCTACACCGCCGCCTGGGACGAGCAGCGCCGTCTGCACGAGGCGATCGTCGCCGCCGAGCGCGGCGACACCGTGCTGCTGCTGGAGCATCCGAGCGTCTACACCGCCGGCAAGCGCACCGAACCGTGGGACCGTCCGGTCGACGGGACGCCGGTGGTCGACGTGGACCGCGGCGGCAAGATCACCTGGCACGGTCCCGGACAGCTGGTGGGCTACCCGATCCTGCGCCTGCCGGACCCGGTCGACGTGGTCGCGTACGTGCGGCGGGTCGAGCGGTTGCTGATCGACGTGTGCGCCGACTTCGGCCTCGCCGCGGGCCGGGTCGAGGGCCGCAGCGGGGTCTGGGTGCCGGCCGACGACCGGGGGCCGGAGCGCAAGGTGGCCGCCATCGGCATCCGCGTCGCCCGAGGCGTCACGCTGCACGGCTTCGCCATCAACTGCGACTGCGACCTGACCTACTTCGACCGGATCGTGCCGTGCGGCATCTCCGACGCCGGCGTCACCTCGCTCACCGCGGAACTGGGCCGCCCGGTCGCGGTGGCCGACGTGCTCCCGGTCGTCGAGCGCCACCTGCCGACCCTCGTCGAGGTCTGA
- a CDS encoding DUF2079 domain-containing protein, translating to MPTSPSLASAPASPPRVTRDRRADLIVALVALALAGWVTSGLWIDPNGRAITVNSSDQALFEWLLAFGGHAVSHGENPLFTYLINVPDGVNLAVNTSITVYAVVFAPLTYLIGPPATFLVVLTLNLAATAVAWYWLLSRHLVRSPLAAAVGGLFIGFSPGMVSHANAHLNWTAGWLVPLLVWRLFALRRPGHWLRDGAVLGVLVAIAFSIAAEGLFFTALALGLFVAVWASHPTNRAEARAVLPSFLRGLVATAVVAGALLAYPLWLHFAGPQRFHGTGFDAVIHSEDIAAYVAYPRRSLAGEAGFGTSLAPNPTEENSFLGLPLLLLAVGCLVLLWRHADAGRRATLWALGVVAVVFAALSFGPVAKVDGDRTDLPMPFDLLGHLPVVNAALPARFALAVTPVIGLLLAYAVDQLRRCPPSRAAAVAWTVGFAVALVPLFPTPLLTSEREPIPRFITSGAWRGYVSPGGVLTPAPLTLDVYPDGQRWQAHALASGQGEFAIPSGFFLGPGGPEDRGRIGPVPRPFGALLDQAARTGLPPIVTEGTREEVRADLAHWRIEAVVLADAVHGAKWAVDEEAIRRTLVMLLGEPERVEDVWVWRVRQD from the coding sequence GTGCCCACCTCTCCGTCCCTGGCGTCCGCGCCCGCCTCGCCGCCACGCGTCACCCGTGACCGCCGGGCCGACCTGATCGTGGCGTTGGTCGCGCTGGCACTGGCCGGCTGGGTGACCAGCGGGCTGTGGATCGACCCGAACGGTCGCGCCATCACGGTCAACTCCAGCGACCAGGCACTGTTCGAGTGGCTGCTCGCCTTCGGCGGCCACGCGGTGTCCCACGGGGAGAATCCGCTCTTCACCTACCTGATCAACGTCCCGGACGGGGTGAACCTCGCGGTCAACACCTCGATCACCGTGTACGCGGTGGTCTTCGCCCCGCTGACGTACCTGATCGGCCCGCCGGCCACCTTCCTGGTGGTCCTCACCCTCAACCTGGCCGCGACCGCCGTGGCCTGGTACTGGCTGCTCTCCCGGCACCTGGTCCGCAGCCCGCTCGCCGCCGCGGTGGGCGGGTTGTTCATCGGCTTCTCCCCCGGCATGGTCTCGCACGCCAACGCCCACCTGAACTGGACCGCCGGCTGGCTGGTGCCGCTGCTGGTGTGGCGGCTGTTCGCGCTGCGCCGACCGGGCCACTGGTTACGCGACGGCGCGGTCCTCGGGGTACTCGTGGCGATCGCCTTCTCGATCGCCGCGGAGGGCCTGTTCTTCACCGCGCTGGCGCTCGGCCTCTTCGTCGCCGTCTGGGCGTCGCACCCCACCAACCGCGCCGAGGCGCGGGCCGTACTGCCGTCGTTCCTGCGCGGGCTGGTGGCGACCGCGGTGGTCGCCGGGGCGCTGCTGGCCTATCCGCTCTGGCTGCACTTCGCCGGGCCGCAGCGGTTCCACGGCACCGGCTTCGACGCGGTGATCCACTCCGAGGACATCGCCGCGTACGTCGCGTACCCGCGCCGCTCGCTGGCCGGCGAGGCGGGTTTCGGCACCTCGCTGGCGCCGAACCCCACCGAGGAGAACTCCTTCCTCGGGCTGCCGCTGCTGTTGCTCGCCGTCGGTTGTCTCGTGCTGCTGTGGCGGCACGCCGACGCGGGCCGACGGGCGACCCTGTGGGCGCTCGGGGTCGTCGCGGTGGTCTTCGCCGCGCTCTCCTTCGGCCCGGTGGCCAAGGTCGACGGCGACCGGACCGACCTGCCGATGCCGTTCGACCTGCTCGGCCACCTGCCGGTGGTGAACGCCGCGCTGCCGGCCCGGTTCGCGCTGGCGGTGACCCCGGTGATCGGCCTGCTGCTGGCGTACGCGGTGGACCAACTCCGCCGGTGTCCGCCGTCCCGGGCGGCGGCGGTGGCCTGGACGGTGGGCTTCGCCGTGGCGCTGGTGCCGCTGTTCCCGACGCCGCTGCTGACCAGCGAACGCGAGCCGATCCCGCGCTTCATCACCTCCGGGGCCTGGCGCGGGTACGTCTCCCCGGGCGGCGTGCTGACCCCGGCGCCACTCACCCTGGACGTCTATCCCGACGGCCAGCGCTGGCAGGCGCACGCGCTGGCGAGCGGGCAGGGCGAGTTCGCCATCCCGTCCGGCTTCTTCCTCGGCCCGGGCGGTCCCGAGGACCGGGGCCGGATCGGGCCGGTGCCGCGCCCCTTCGGCGCGCTGCTGGACCAGGCCGCCCGCACCGGCCTGCCGCCGATCGTCACCGAGGGCACCCGCGAGGAGGTGCGGGCGGACCTGGCGCACTGGCGGATCGAGGCGGTGGTGCTCGCGGACGCCGTGCACGGCGCCAAGTGGGCGGTCGACGAGGAGGCCATCCGGCGGACCTTGGTCATGCTGCTGGGCGAGCCGGAACGCGTCGAGGACGTCTGGGTCTGGCGGGTCCGGCAGGACTGA
- a CDS encoding SDR family NAD(P)-dependent oxidoreductase: MTIGTPVSTPFTATSTALEVVEGIDLTGRRAVVTGGGSGIGVETARALAAAGAEVTLAVRKPEQGAKAATDIIGTTGNDRVGVAGLDLDDLTSVAAFVAAWDGPLHILVNNAGIMASPEMRTAQGWEMQFATNHLGHFALATGLRPALVAARGARIVSVSSSAHLRSPVVFDDIHFERRDYEPWSAYGQSKTANVLFAVEATRRWADDGILVNALHPGSIQTNLQRYVTEEELARLRAQTGPAEPSWKSPEQGAATSVLVATSPLLDGLGGRYFEDCQQAGPHQPGTRTGVAEYALDPSTAEHLWRVTQQTLTA; this comes from the coding sequence ATGACCATCGGCACCCCGGTCAGCACCCCGTTCACCGCGACATCCACCGCGCTGGAGGTCGTCGAGGGCATCGACCTCACCGGACGACGGGCCGTCGTCACCGGCGGCGGATCGGGCATCGGCGTCGAGACCGCCCGGGCGCTCGCCGCCGCCGGCGCCGAGGTCACCCTCGCCGTTCGCAAGCCCGAGCAGGGGGCGAAGGCCGCCACCGACATCATCGGTACGACCGGCAACGACCGGGTCGGCGTGGCGGGACTCGACCTGGACGACCTGACCTCGGTCGCCGCCTTCGTGGCGGCCTGGGACGGGCCGCTGCACATCCTGGTCAACAACGCCGGGATCATGGCCTCACCCGAGATGCGCACCGCGCAGGGCTGGGAGATGCAGTTCGCCACCAACCACCTCGGGCACTTCGCGCTCGCCACCGGGCTGCGCCCGGCACTCGTCGCGGCGCGGGGTGCCCGGATCGTCTCGGTCAGCTCGTCGGCGCACCTGCGCTCGCCGGTCGTCTTCGACGACATCCACTTCGAGCGGCGGGACTACGAGCCGTGGTCGGCGTACGGGCAGTCCAAGACCGCCAACGTGCTGTTCGCGGTCGAGGCGACCCGGCGCTGGGCGGACGACGGCATCCTGGTCAACGCGCTGCACCCGGGCAGCATCCAGACCAACCTCCAGCGGTATGTGACCGAGGAGGAACTGGCCCGGCTGCGTGCCCAGACCGGCCCGGCCGAGCCATCGTGGAAGAGCCCGGAGCAAGGGGCCGCGACCTCGGTCCTGGTAGCCACCTCGCCGTTGCTCGACGGCCTCGGCGGGCGCTACTTCGAGGACTGCCAGCAGGCCGGCCCGCACCAGCCGGGCACCCGCACCGGCGTGGCCGAGTACGCCCTCGACCCGTCGACCGCCGAGCACCTCTGGCGGGTCACCCAGCAAACCCTAACCGCCTAA
- a CDS encoding TetR/AcrR family transcriptional regulator, with product MPEQASRPLRADALRNRQRLLEAAVRAFSQAGAEVTLEQIARDAGVGIGTLYRHFPSREALVAAAYHNELEKLCDSAGELLGRLPAEAATRAWMDHFVDYLATKREMADALRLVIAAGTNPFAQSRDRLRAAVARLLAAGAAAGTLRSDVDPADVLVGLSGLSLAAGGREQRDQAQRLLDLLMDGLRYRPRS from the coding sequence GTGCCGGAGCAGGCTTCCCGACCGTTGCGTGCCGACGCGCTGCGCAACCGCCAGCGGCTGCTGGAGGCGGCCGTCCGGGCGTTTTCCCAGGCTGGCGCCGAGGTAACCCTGGAACAGATCGCCCGGGACGCCGGGGTGGGGATCGGCACGCTCTACCGGCACTTTCCCAGCCGGGAGGCGTTGGTGGCCGCGGCCTACCACAACGAGCTGGAAAAGCTCTGCGACTCGGCCGGCGAGCTGCTCGGCCGGCTGCCGGCCGAGGCGGCGACCCGGGCCTGGATGGACCACTTCGTCGACTACCTCGCCACCAAGCGGGAGATGGCCGACGCCCTGCGCCTGGTGATCGCCGCCGGGACGAACCCGTTCGCGCAGAGCCGGGACCGGCTCCGCGCGGCCGTCGCCCGACTGCTGGCCGCGGGCGCGGCGGCCGGCACCCTCCGGTCGGACGTCGACCCCGCCGACGTACTGGTCGGGCTCAGCGGGCTCTCCCTGGCCGCCGGTGGACGCGAGCAGCGTGACCAGGCACAACGCCTGCTCGACCTGCTGATGGACGGCCTGCGGTACCGCCCGCGGAGCTGA
- a CDS encoding PIN domain-containing protein gives MSQNTLTGKSRSESCATTPGQSCAAWNAETRSRADDPVGRARRTSVLQHTEATFDPLPFDAEAARAFGLITGAVLAIGRTTRRRIADLMIASVAHANRLALYSTDPDGRYPPSTLHRVAHDPDWSADPARVSANVAGRGRRGA, from the coding sequence TTGTCCCAGAACACGCTCACCGGGAAATCACGCAGCGAGAGCTGCGCAACGACTCCGGGTCAATCATGCGCAGCGTGGAACGCGGAGACTCGTTCACGTGCCGACGACCCTGTCGGGCGGGCCCGACGAACCAGCGTCCTGCAACACACCGAGGCGACTTTCGATCCGCTGCCCTTCGACGCCGAAGCGGCCCGCGCCTTCGGCCTGATCACCGGCGCGGTCCTGGCCATCGGCCGCACCACTCGTCGCCGGATCGCCGACCTGATGATCGCTTCGGTGGCCCACGCCAACCGCCTGGCGCTCTACAGCACCGATCCGGACGGTCGATACCCACCCAGCACTCTCCATCGGGTGGCGCACGACCCGGACTGGTCGGCTGACCCGGCACGGGTGTCCGCGAACGTGGCCGGGCGGGGCCGGCGCGGGGCGTAA
- a CDS encoding extracellular catalytic domain type 1 short-chain-length polyhydroxyalkanoate depolymerase: MRRTRTIHGRLAGALAGLVLAAAALVAAAAPAQAASLTQVSGFGSNPGNLTMYAYRPDNLPSGAPAVVLLHGCTQNAAGYFANSGWQKYADQWKFTVIVPQQPSANQALSCFNWFGEQDIRRGSGEALSIKQMVDHAKSNYGTNPGRVFVSGLSAGGAMSAVMLATYPDVFAAGSIIAGIPYRCSPPASTSICQYSGVDKTPAAWGDLVRNAHPGYGGPYPRVAIWHGTSDYTVVPANAVESRDQWTNARGVSPTPTSTSSLPGNTSLEVYGNDDVRLYRVSGMGHGTPIDPGSGADQCGAVASYFLDTICSTYRDALFFGLDGGGVTPTPTPTTSPSPTPSPTASPSPTASPSPTGTPTCITASNYAHVSAGRAYHSGGYAYANGSNQRMGLYNVFYTTALRQTAPNHWTIGC, from the coding sequence GTGCGCCGCACTCGCACCATCCACGGCCGGCTGGCCGGTGCGCTGGCCGGGCTGGTCCTGGCCGCCGCCGCGCTGGTGGCCGCCGCCGCACCCGCCCAGGCCGCGTCCCTGACCCAGGTCAGCGGCTTCGGTTCCAACCCCGGCAACCTCACCATGTACGCCTACCGGCCGGACAACCTGCCGTCGGGCGCACCCGCCGTGGTGCTGCTGCACGGCTGCACCCAGAACGCCGCCGGATACTTCGCGAACTCCGGCTGGCAGAAGTACGCCGACCAGTGGAAGTTCACCGTCATCGTGCCTCAGCAGCCCTCGGCCAACCAGGCCCTGAGCTGCTTCAACTGGTTCGGCGAGCAGGACATCCGGCGTGGTTCCGGCGAGGCGCTGTCGATCAAGCAGATGGTCGACCACGCGAAGAGCAACTACGGCACCAACCCGGGCCGGGTCTTCGTCAGCGGGCTCTCCGCCGGCGGCGCGATGAGCGCGGTCATGCTCGCGACCTACCCCGACGTCTTCGCCGCCGGCTCGATCATCGCCGGGATCCCGTACCGCTGCTCGCCGCCGGCGTCGACCAGCATCTGCCAGTACAGCGGGGTGGACAAGACCCCGGCCGCCTGGGGCGACCTGGTGCGCAACGCCCACCCCGGCTACGGCGGCCCCTATCCCCGGGTCGCCATCTGGCACGGCACCTCCGACTACACCGTGGTGCCGGCCAACGCCGTCGAGTCGCGGGACCAGTGGACCAACGCCCGGGGCGTCTCACCGACCCCGACCAGCACCAGCTCGCTGCCGGGCAACACCAGCCTGGAGGTGTACGGCAACGACGACGTGCGCCTGTACCGGGTCTCCGGCATGGGCCACGGCACCCCGATCGACCCGGGGTCGGGTGCCGACCAGTGCGGCGCCGTCGCGTCGTACTTCCTGGACACCATCTGCTCGACCTACCGCGACGCGCTCTTCTTCGGCCTCGACGGCGGCGGTGTGACGCCGACGCCCACGCCCACCACGTCCCCGAGCCCCACGCCCAGCCCCACCGCGTCACCCAGCCCCACCGCGTCACCCAGCCCCACCGGCACCCCGACCTGCATCACCGCCAGCAACTACGCCCACGTGAGCGCGGGCCGCGCCTACCACTCCGGCGGCTACGCCTACGCCAACGGCTCCAACCAGCGCATGGGCCTCTACAACGTCTTCTACACCACCGCCCTGCGCCAGACCGCCCCCAACCACTGGACCATCGGCTGCTAA
- a CDS encoding TIGR01777 family oxidoreductase has translation MRILMAGASGFLGTRLVDLLAADGHQVTRLVRRPPRAADERRWSPSAAQLDPALVAEADAVVNLAGAGVGDRRWNDRYKQLIRSSRVDSTSTLSTTIAGLPAADRPEVLLNSSAIGWYGNTGDRVVEEEAPAGEGFLADVARVWEAATRPAEDAGVRVVRLRTGLPLHRDGGLLKPQLLPFRLGLAGRLGSGRQWLPWISMTDWLDAAAFLLARADLAGPVNVVGPAPVTNAEFTRELARQLHRPAVIPIPALALKVALGGFAQEALTSTRVLPGVLNRAAFTFRHPDLPTALHAALHN, from the coding sequence ATGCGGATCCTCATGGCCGGCGCGTCCGGCTTCCTCGGCACCCGGCTGGTCGACCTGCTCGCCGCCGACGGACACCAGGTGACCCGGCTGGTGCGACGGCCGCCACGCGCCGCCGACGAGCGGCGGTGGTCACCGTCGGCGGCACAGCTGGATCCGGCACTGGTCGCCGAGGCCGACGCGGTGGTCAACCTGGCCGGCGCCGGGGTCGGCGACCGGCGCTGGAACGACCGGTACAAACAGCTGATCCGGTCCAGCCGGGTGGACTCCACAAGCACCCTGTCCACCACCATCGCCGGGTTGCCGGCCGCCGACCGGCCCGAGGTGCTGCTGAACTCCTCGGCGATCGGCTGGTACGGCAACACCGGCGACCGGGTGGTCGAGGAGGAGGCGCCGGCCGGCGAGGGCTTCCTCGCCGACGTGGCCCGGGTGTGGGAGGCGGCGACCCGGCCGGCCGAGGACGCCGGGGTACGGGTGGTGCGGCTGCGCACCGGACTGCCGCTACACCGCGACGGGGGCTTGCTCAAGCCGCAGTTGCTGCCGTTCAGGCTCGGCCTCGCCGGCCGGCTCGGCAGTGGACGGCAGTGGCTCCCGTGGATCTCGATGACCGACTGGCTCGACGCCGCCGCGTTCCTGCTCGCCCGGGCCGACCTCGCCGGCCCGGTGAACGTGGTCGGCCCGGCACCGGTCACGAACGCGGAGTTCACCCGCGAGCTGGCCCGGCAACTGCACCGCCCGGCGGTGATCCCGATCCCGGCGCTGGCCCTCAAGGTGGCCCTCGGCGGCTTCGCCCAAGAGGCCCTCACCAGCACCCGCGTGCTGCCCGGCGTCCTCAACCGCGCCGCCTTCACCTTCCGCCACCCAGACCTCCCCACCGCCCTCCACGCCGCCCTCCACAACTAA
- the lpdA gene encoding dihydrolipoyl dehydrogenase, with protein MSEPNDATFDIVILGGGSGGYATALRAAQLGLSVALVEKGKLGGTCLHNGCIPTKALLHAAEIADQTRESEQFGVKAELVGIDMAAVNSYKDGVVSRLYKGLQGLVGGAKSITFVAGAGKLVGPDTVEVDGKRYTGRNVVLASGSYAKSLPGLEVDGERVITSDHALTLDRVPSSAIVLGGGVIGVEFASVWKSFGVDVTIIEALPRLVAAEDEESSKALERAFRKRKINFKVGKPFEKVEKTDSGVKVTIAGGETVEAELLLVAVGRGPNTAGLGYEEQGVKMDRGYVLTDERLRTGVPNVYAVGDIVPGLQLAHRGFQQGIFVAEEIAGQSPAVIDEAGIPRVTYCDPELASVGLTEAKAKEQYGADKVKTYNYNLGGNGKSQILRTAGFVKLVRVSDGPVVGVHMVGARVGELIGEAQLIYNWEAYPGEVAQLVHAHPTQNEALGEAHLALAGKPLHAHA; from the coding sequence GTGAGCGAGCCGAACGACGCAACCTTCGACATCGTCATCCTCGGAGGTGGCAGCGGCGGCTACGCGACCGCTCTGCGCGCCGCCCAACTGGGCCTTTCCGTGGCGCTGGTCGAAAAGGGCAAGCTCGGCGGCACCTGCCTGCACAACGGCTGCATCCCGACCAAGGCGCTGCTGCACGCCGCCGAGATCGCCGACCAGACCCGCGAGTCGGAGCAGTTCGGCGTCAAGGCCGAGCTGGTCGGCATCGACATGGCGGCGGTCAACTCGTACAAGGACGGCGTCGTCTCCCGCCTCTACAAGGGCCTGCAGGGCCTGGTCGGCGGCGCCAAGAGCATCACCTTCGTGGCGGGCGCCGGCAAGTTGGTCGGTCCGGACACCGTCGAGGTGGACGGCAAGCGCTACACCGGCCGCAACGTGGTGCTGGCCTCCGGCTCGTACGCCAAGAGCCTGCCCGGCCTGGAGGTCGACGGCGAGCGGGTGATCACCAGTGACCACGCCCTGACCCTGGACCGGGTTCCCTCCTCGGCGATCGTGCTCGGCGGCGGCGTGATCGGCGTCGAGTTCGCCAGCGTCTGGAAGTCCTTCGGGGTGGACGTGACCATCATCGAGGCGCTGCCCCGGCTGGTCGCCGCCGAGGACGAGGAGTCGTCGAAGGCGCTGGAGCGGGCGTTCCGCAAGCGGAAGATCAACTTCAAGGTCGGCAAGCCGTTCGAGAAGGTCGAGAAGACCGACAGCGGCGTCAAGGTGACCATCGCCGGCGGCGAGACCGTCGAGGCCGAGCTGCTGCTGGTCGCCGTGGGCCGCGGCCCGAACACCGCCGGCCTCGGTTACGAGGAGCAGGGGGTGAAGATGGACCGCGGCTACGTGCTGACCGACGAGCGGCTGCGCACCGGCGTGCCGAACGTCTACGCCGTGGGCGACATCGTGCCCGGCCTCCAACTCGCCCACCGCGGCTTCCAGCAGGGCATCTTCGTGGCCGAGGAGATCGCCGGCCAGAGCCCCGCGGTGATCGACGAGGCGGGCATCCCCCGGGTGACCTACTGCGACCCGGAACTGGCCTCCGTCGGCCTCACCGAGGCGAAGGCCAAGGAGCAGTACGGTGCCGACAAGGTCAAGACCTACAACTACAACCTCGGCGGCAACGGCAAGAGCCAGATCCTCAGGACGGCCGGCTTCGTGAAGCTGGTCCGGGTCTCCGACGGGCCCGTGGTCGGCGTGCACATGGTCGGCGCCCGGGTCGGCGAGCTGATCGGCGAGGCGCAACTGATCTACAACTGGGAGGCGTACCCGGGCGAGGTGGCGCAGCTCGTGCATGCCCACCCGACGCAGAACGAGGCCCTGGGCGAGGCGCACCTCGCCCTCGCCGGCAAGCCGCTGCACGCGCACGCCTGA
- a CDS encoding low temperature requirement protein A — MGDSGWQGRLGPAVTIAPGARVDRFEIFFDLVFVFSFFIITRATAANIDGRQLLHALLVLAVLWWCWVVHTVVATRVRIGEGFVPVLMVAGMAALFSFALALPQAFMDHRSEAGPVVVAVSYVVIRAVHLTLFLHIVRDNPVERRQLLRYAPELGLSTVLLLVAALLPAQIPNTEMAALVRDALWVTVVLLQYGTGLLARTWGWEVTSAEHWTERYDLILIIALGESVISVGVGSNLLGQAPTWPGVTAAVLGIVFTAALWWVHYDLIGPAARIALHATLGPRRVLMARDAYAYLYLPMIAGIILFALGAEGIVHDVAEPGVPVTEPAHSPDVPMLFGGVMLYLVGNMLFQLRTLHTVSWLRVGTLVVLAVGIPVAMPLPGLAALGLLTAICVGLVTAEVVLMSEARHALRALVFAERTAHEAHEAAYRARWHGQPPGTT, encoded by the coding sequence GTGGGCGACAGCGGCTGGCAGGGTCGGTTGGGGCCGGCCGTCACCATCGCGCCCGGTGCCCGGGTCGACAGGTTCGAGATCTTCTTCGATCTGGTCTTCGTCTTCTCGTTCTTCATCATCACCCGGGCCACCGCCGCGAACATCGATGGCCGGCAACTGCTGCACGCCCTGCTCGTGCTCGCCGTGCTCTGGTGGTGCTGGGTGGTGCACACCGTGGTGGCGACCCGGGTCCGCATCGGCGAGGGCTTCGTGCCGGTGCTGATGGTGGCCGGGATGGCCGCGCTGTTCTCCTTCGCCCTCGCCCTGCCGCAGGCGTTCATGGACCACAGAAGCGAGGCCGGTCCGGTCGTGGTGGCGGTCAGCTACGTGGTCATCCGCGCCGTGCATCTGACGCTGTTCCTGCACATCGTCCGCGACAACCCGGTGGAGCGCCGGCAACTGCTCCGGTACGCCCCCGAGCTGGGCCTGAGCACCGTCCTGCTGCTGGTCGCCGCGCTGTTGCCCGCACAGATCCCCAACACCGAGATGGCCGCGTTGGTCCGGGACGCACTCTGGGTGACCGTCGTCCTGCTCCAGTACGGCACCGGACTGCTCGCCCGGACCTGGGGCTGGGAGGTCACCTCGGCGGAGCACTGGACCGAGCGGTACGACCTCATCCTGATCATCGCGCTGGGCGAGTCGGTGATCTCCGTCGGCGTCGGCAGCAACCTGCTCGGCCAGGCGCCCACCTGGCCCGGGGTGACGGCCGCCGTGCTCGGCATCGTCTTCACCGCCGCCCTCTGGTGGGTGCACTACGACCTGATCGGCCCGGCCGCCCGGATAGCCCTGCACGCCACCCTCGGCCCCCGCCGGGTGCTGATGGCCCGCGACGCCTACGCCTACCTCTACCTGCCGATGATCGCCGGGATCATCCTGTTCGCCCTCGGCGCCGAGGGCATCGTGCACGACGTCGCCGAGCCCGGCGTACCGGTGACCGAGCCGGCGCACAGCCCGGACGTGCCGATGCTGTTCGGCGGGGTCATGCTGTACCTGGTCGGTAACATGCTGTTCCAGCTGCGCACCCTGCACACGGTGTCCTGGTTGCGGGTCGGCACCCTGGTCGTGCTCGCCGTCGGCATCCCGGTCGCCATGCCGCTGCCCGGCCTCGCCGCCCTCGGCCTGCTCACCGCGATCTGTGTCGGTCTGGTCACCGCCGAGGTGGTGCTGATGTCCGAGGCCCGGCACGCACTGCGTGCGTTGGTCTTCGCCGAGCGCACCGCCCACGAGGCCCACGAGGCCGCCTACCGCGCCCGCTGGCACGGCCAACCCCCCGGCACCACCTGA